Part of the Methanobacterium sp. Maddingley MBC34 genome, TCCTGGCAGATCATTCACTACCTCAATTTGATGGAATTACTGCCATGAACCTGGCCCGGGAAATTGTTCCTAACACGCCCTTCATCTTTGTAAGCGGGAAAATAGGTGAAGATTTCGCGGTTGAAATGCTTAAAGAAGGCGCAACAGATTATGTTCTCAAAAATAACCTTTCAAAACTACCTCATTCGGTTGTAAGGGCTTTGAAAGAAGCTAAAGAAAAAATTGAAAAATTGGCTGCTGAACAGGCCCTTAAAGAACGTGAAGAAAAGTACCGGACTCTTTTTGAATACTTCCCCAACTACGTGGTTGTTCTGGGATTGGATGGCAAGATCATTGACCTTAACCATGCTGCAGCCAAGTTCAGCCCACTATCCCGAGAGGACACTATTGGTATGTATTTTACTGATCTCCAGTCCATCACTGGGGAAGATTCTTCATTCTACAATGAACTATTTTCCAAATATCTGAAAGGAGAGGATGTGGGTCCATTTGAATCACGTTTGATCTCCAGAGAGGGAGAGATACGTTTAATGGAAGTTTATCCTGCACCTTTACTTAAAAATGGGGAATTATTTGCAGTTCAAGTTATAGCTCAGGATATTACCGAACGGAAAAAGGCGGAAACAGAAATAAATGCATCTTTAAAGGAGAAAGAAATGCTCCTAGGTGAGATCAATGGGAGAGTAAGCAACTATATGAATATGATCTCCAGCCTCCTGGAACTCCAATCAGTTTATATGAAGGATGAGGAGAACAGGGAAGTTTTAAAGGATAACAAAAACCGGGTTAAATCAATGCTACTCATTCACGACGGATTCTCCCAGTCTGAAGATTTTGCCCTTATCGATTTTTCACAGTATATCAAAAAACTCATAGAACTCATTGTCAGTTCATACCACGTGGACACTGACCGGATAAAGATGAAAACCCGGACTGATGGTCTGATGCTTGATATTGACGCAGCCATTCCCTGTGGTCTAATCATCAATGAACTTTTGACCAATGCAGTTAAACACGCCTTCCCTGGAACCAGAGAAGGAGAAATTTGCGTGGAATTCGGGCTGGATAACCATGAAAATAATGTATTGATAGTAAAAGATAATGGTGTGGGACTTTCCTCCAGTATTGAATTTAAAGAAAGTGGAACTATGGGCTTCCAACTGGTGAACACTTTGGTAAACCAGTTAAAAGGTAGTATAATACTTTCCAGAGATAAGGGAACCACCTTCCAGATTATCTGGTCTGAATCTGAGTATTAATATTTAAAATCTATTATTTTAGAGCTAATTTGATTTACTCCCTATTCTATATATTTTCAATAAAGTAATAGGAATAGGGGGCCATGATCTCCACTAGTGGTCATGTTATGAATCTTGTAGAGTAATCAGTGGATTATCTATATAATCTATTTTTTTAAAATATTTTAAAAAAAGTTGTAAATTTAAATAACATTGACGTTAATAGTATTTTACCGGAGTAAAAAAAGCTTAAACATGTTAAAAACAGTTGAGTGAGTTTAATGGTGATAGTTCAATGTTTTACAAGGATTTAGTGGAAGTCTACCAGGATCTGGACTCCACCACCAAACGTCTGGAGAAAACCGATATATTGGCCAAATTTTTTGCTAAAGTGGGAGATGAAGACCCTGAACTCCTCCCCATAGTAACACTACTATCTCTCGGCAGAATTTTCCCCACATGGAGTGAGGAAGAACTGGGAATCGGATCTAAACTACTGATGAAAGCTATTTCCCAAGCTGTGGGGGTATCTCCAGAGGATGTGGAGAACAGGATGCGGGACACTGGAGATATTGGTGAGGCTGCCGAGGAATTGTACCAGAAAAAGAGCCAGGTAACTCTGTTCAGCCGACCACTCACCATAGTAAAAGTCCACCGCAATCTGGTGAAAATGGCTGAGATTTCAGGTAATCGGGCCCAGTTTAAAAAAATAGACTATCTAATGGAACTTTTATCATCAGCATCCCCCTCTGAGGCTAAGTACATCACTCGCACGGTACTGGAAGAACTTCGCGTGGGAGTGGGAGAAGGAACCATCCGGGATGCCATTTCACAGGCCTTTGACATACCAAAAGAAGTTGCAGAAAGGGCCCACATGTTAACCAACGATATGGGATTGGTGGCTGAGGTGGCCAGAATGGAAGGAGAAGAAGGCCTGCGCAAACTAACACTTAAACCAGGAAAACCAGTGAAACCCATGCTGGCACAGCTCTCTCCTGGTATAAATGTGAGTGTGGGGGAGATGGGATGGGCCATCTGCGAAACTAAATATGATGGGATAAGAGTTCAAATTCACAGACACGGTGATAAAATTGATATTTTCACAAGGAGACTGGAAAATATCAGCTTAGCACTGCCTGAAATCTCTGATTACATTAAACAATCTCTTCCGCAGGAAGATTTCATTGTTGAGGGTGAAATAATCGCCAGCAGGGATGGAAAACCAATATCATTCCAGTATATGTTGCAAAGAGTGCGTAGAAAGTACGAAATCGATAAAATGATTTCTAAAATCCCGTTAACTGTTTATCTGTTTGATGTACTCTATTATAGGGGGCCTATCCTGGATGAACCACTCCAGGAGCGGAGGAAAACCTTAGAATCAATAGTTAAAGTAGCAGAAGGTAAACTTGAGCTTTCTGCCCAGGTTAAAGTCACTCCTGAAGAGATCTACAAGGCTCAGGATCTTTTTGAACGCTCAATTAAGGGAGGTCATGAGGGGATCATGATCAAAGATCCACATGCGCCCTACATGCCAGGTATAAGGGGTAAAAAGATGCTTAAATTAAAGGCAGAACCGGAAACCCTGGATCTGGTGGTGGTGGGTGGAACCTATGGTAAAGGTAAAAGAGCTCATTTCATTGGCTCCTACCTGATGGCTCTTCAGGATGAGGACAACCAACTCAAGACCCTGGCCTACGCTGCCACAGGATTGGATGATAACACACTAATGGAACTTTCCCAGATGGTGGAACCTCTTATCATAAGTAAAGATGGCAGGCAGGTGAAGATAGAGCCTTCAGTAATCCTGGAAATTGCCTTCAGTGAAATAGTGGAAAGCCCGGAGTCAGAAACTGGATACTCCCTTCGTTTCCCGGTGGTGAAGAGAATTCGTAATGATTTAGGTCTGGATGAAATTGATACCCTGGATAGGATTGAATCTATTTTCAGGAACTCTCAGAAAAGCTGAAAACCTGGAAACATATTGGATTAAATATTAGATGACTTTATCCTTAAATAAATGAGATTGTCCTTTATTTTTATTCCTTATTTTAAGTTATTTCATTATTTAAGTTCCAATTTTAGATATGCTGCATTTTCAACTGATGCACTTGCATCAATCAACCATACTTATTAATAATGATGTATAATAGTAATACTGTGGTTGTAATGGAAGACAAAAAAATCTTCAAACTGGCTTTATGCACTGCTATTTTGGGATTGGTGGGAATGATGGTTTCTGCCAATTATATAATGCCTCAAACAGTTCAGATTAAAGATATGAATCGGGGAATGCTCGATAAAGAGGTTTCAGTTGAGGGAATAGTTACTGGGATCACCCAGTCCCAGAAAGGAGGTACCTATTTCCTGGAGTTGATGGATGGAACCGGGAAAATTAAGGTAGTAATATTTGAAAGTGCAGCATCTGAAATCCAGAAAACCAGTATAAATATTGAAAACTTTAAAAATAGACGTATAAAAATTGTGGGGAGAGTCACTGAGTATCAGGGTAGTCTTGAAGTGATCCTAAAGGATGCCAGTTCACTAAAGATAATTGATAATCAATGATTTTATTTCGCCAGAGTGCCGGGATTGGATACCAGTTAATGTGAAAATGGGAAGACCAACTATTCCAAACTTACATTTAAAAACAGCAGAAACTGACTAATTCGTCTCTTAATTTTATTAAAGGTCATGTTAAATAAACAACACCCAATTGTAATTATCGTCATGTTTTTAATATAAAAAATACATAAAATGTACTAATACTTATTATTAAGGGGGTTAAAAATGGTTTCTTTAGGAAGAAAGTTTGTAGCTGAACTTTTGGGTACTTTTCTTTTGGTTTGTTTTGGTGCTGGTGTAGTAGTTGTAACAATTTTAATGGCTCAGGGCACAACACCACCTAATCCTTTCAATATTGGAATAACCATGGCGGATTGGCTTGGAATCAACATGGTGTTTGGTTTAGTGCTTGCAGTTGGAATATATGCATTTGGAAAAGTATCCGGTGCTCATTTCAACCCTGCAGTAACCGTTGGATTATGGTCTGTTCGTAAATTCCCAGCAAATGAAGTTCTACCATACATAGTAGCTCAACTTATAGGTGCAGTTCTAGCAGGTTTTGCCATTATGGCCTGTCTGGGAATGGACGCGGTTACCATTGGAAATCTCGGTGCAACCACGCCTTTTACAGGTATAAGTTATATACAGGCAATTATAGCAGAAATAATTGGTACTTTTGTCCTGGTACTTGCTATTATGGCAGTTGCTGTTGATAAAAGAGCCAGCCCCGGTTTTGCAGGTTTGATTATTGGTCTTGCATTAACCTGTTCATTAACACTAATATCCAATATTACTGGGGGGTCAGTTAACCCTGCACGTACTTTCGGACCTTATCTGGCAAATACCATAATGGGCGGAGCAAATCTATGGGGTTACTTCCCTATATATGTTATCGGCCCTGTAATCGGAGGTATATTAGCGGCAGTCATATATCAGTACGTAGTTGGAACCGGAGATGAAGATTAGAATCTACTTTTTTGTTTTTTTTTATTTAAAGATTCTAATGGTAAATAAGAATTTTTTCATGTTTTTAACAGTCATATATCCTATTTTTTGGTTGACTTCAAACCAATAGTGTACCCTTTGATCTCATCCAGGATATCCTTGGCATAGTAAGAGGCAAATATTATTCCCATGGCACTTACTATCCAGAATGATGCTAAACGATCTACCATTGCTATACTTCCACCTACTGCACTGGAAACTCCGAAAAGGACGAATAATCCGGTTAGTGATAATTCAATGGAACCAATACCTCCTGGTAGGGCAGATACTATGCCAATGATATTGGCCAGGAGGAAGATAATGATAATGGCCACGAAACTGATTTCAACATTGAAAGCTACAAAAACAACATATAAACGGACACATTCCAGAAGCCAGCTAGCCGCAGTTAACACGAACACCACTGCCAAATTCTTGAAGCTGCTGAATGTTTTGGTGTATTCGATCATGCTGCGCAGCCCCTCGGTGAATTTATGGTAGAAATTCTCCACTAAATCTTCAGAAATGGGTAAAAATCGTAATATGAAATGGATACGATTATAAATCCAGATACTGGTGTCTTCTCTCCAATTTATCAAATAAATAACAGCTAAAAGTCCAAAAGAAGCTAAACCTCCCATAATTGCTATTATTCTTACCTTTGGGAGTAAACAGGCACATAAAAGTAATAAAATTCCGCCTATGGCTCCATCGAAGAACCTTTCAGTTAAACCTGCGGATAAACCCTCTGAAAGGGTTATTCCATTGATTTTTTTACCGGCAACAGCAGTTAAAACCTCACCTCCACTGCGCATAGGTGTGAAGTTTCCAGCAAAAAGTCCAATGGTCTTGACAATGAAGTTCTTCTTGAACTCCCAGGGCTGATTAATGATATAACCCCATCTTAATGAACGTATCCATACTACAAATAGGTGTATGCCGACTGCAAGTAATATTAACCATGGATTGGCAGTTTTTATAACATCCCACATTTTTTGGGGGCCAATCCAGATGATCAGAAGAGCTAGTAGCAAGAGACTTACTAAGAAAACATAGTACCTTTTCAAATTCAGATCCTCCGCAGTAATTTACGCATCAAGAGGCGCAGGGTGAACATCACATAATGTGCCACATGTCGTGCGCGGACATAAGACTTTTCATTACCATAAATACACTGTATTGGTTTTTCAGCCACCACCAGATGGTTTTCTGAGGCCTTACACAGGACTTCTGATTCATAAACATAGTCGTTATAGGATATGTCCACAAAGAATGGGGCTGCTTTTTTTGAAATTACCCTGAATCCACACTGACTATCAGTAATGTGGAAACCAGTCACGAACCTTATCAGCCGGGTGGTTATTCCATTGGAAAGCCTGCGTTGCAGTGGCATGTTTTGGGGGGCCATGTTCAGGAAACGGGAACCTATTAACAGATCGACACCACCCATTCCATCTAAGAGTAGTGGTATGCAGCGGGGGTCATGTTGCCCATCTCCATCCAGAAGAACCATAAGATCATAATCATCTTTAATGGCACTTTCAAGCCCAGTTTTAATAGCTGCACCTTTTCCAAGGTTTTTATCGTGCTTTAAAACTTTCACATCTGCATTTTTTGCCAGTTGTGATGTTTTGTCGGTGGATCCGTCATCCACAACTATCACATCTGAATATTTTTTAACACAATTAACCACGTGCAATATGGCATTTTCTTCGTTATAAGCGGGAATAATCGTTATGATTCTCATTTAAATTCCTGTAATCATTAATGGAAATTAACAAGTCTTATGGAAATTAACAAAGTAAGCAATAATATTATATTATAAATTTAAATATTTTCATTCAATAT contains:
- a CDS encoding PAS domain S-box (PFAM: Histidine kinase; Response regulator receiver domain; Histidine kinase-, DNA gyrase B-, and HSP90-like ATPase; PAS fold~TIGRFAM: PAS domain S-box), which encodes MAEEIRVLILEDVPLDAELIETQLKREGLQFTSKIVEKEGDYRRELVEFQPSIILADHSLPQFDGITAMNLAREIVPNTPFIFVSGKIGEDFAVEMLKEGATDYVLKNNLSKLPHSVVRALKEAKEKIEKLAAEQALKEREEKYRTLFEYFPNYVVVLGLDGKIIDLNHAAAKFSPLSREDTIGMYFTDLQSITGEDSSFYNELFSKYLKGEDVGPFESRLISREGEIRLMEVYPAPLLKNGELFAVQVIAQDITERKKAETEINASLKEKEMLLGEINGRVSNYMNMISSLLELQSVYMKDEENREVLKDNKNRVKSMLLIHDGFSQSEDFALIDFSQYIKKLIELIVSSYHVDTDRIKMKTRTDGLMLDIDAAIPCGLIINELLTNAVKHAFPGTREGEICVEFGLDNHENNVLIVKDNGVGLSSSIEFKESGTMGFQLVNTLVNQLKGSIILSRDKGTTFQIIWSESEY
- a CDS encoding glycosyl transferase (PFAM: Glycosyl transferase family 2), whose protein sequence is MRIITIIPAYNEENAILHVVNCVKKYSDVIVVDDGSTDKTSQLAKNADVKVLKHDKNLGKGAAIKTGLESAIKDDYDLMVLLDGDGQHDPRCIPLLLDGMGGVDLLIGSRFLNMAPQNMPLQRRLSNGITTRLIRFVTGFHITDSQCGFRVISKKAAPFFVDISYNDYVYESEVLCKASENHLVVAEKPIQCIYGNEKSYVRARHVAHYVMFTLRLLMRKLLRRI
- a CDS encoding hypothetical protein (PFAM: Uncharacterised protein family (UPF0104)~TIGRFAM: conserved hypothetical protein), with product MKRYYVFLVSLLLLALLIIWIGPQKMWDVIKTANPWLILLAVGIHLFVVWIRSLRWGYIINQPWEFKKNFIVKTIGLFAGNFTPMRSGGEVLTAVAGKKINGITLSEGLSAGLTERFFDGAIGGILLLLCACLLPKVRIIAIMGGLASFGLLAVIYLINWREDTSIWIYNRIHFILRFLPISEDLVENFYHKFTEGLRSMIEYTKTFSSFKNLAVVFVLTAASWLLECVRLYVVFVAFNVEISFVAIIIIFLLANIIGIVSALPGGIGSIELSLTGLFVLFGVSSAVGGSIAMVDRLASFWIVSAMGIIFASYYAKDILDEIKGYTIGLKSTKK
- a CDS encoding MIP family channel protein (PFAM: Major intrinsic protein~TIGRFAM: MIP family channel proteins) codes for the protein MVSLGRKFVAELLGTFLLVCFGAGVVVVTILMAQGTTPPNPFNIGITMADWLGINMVFGLVLAVGIYAFGKVSGAHFNPAVTVGLWSVRKFPANEVLPYIVAQLIGAVLAGFAIMACLGMDAVTIGNLGATTPFTGISYIQAIIAEIIGTFVLVLAIMAVAVDKRASPGFAGLIIGLALTCSLTLISNITGGSVNPARTFGPYLANTIMGGANLWGYFPIYVIGPVIGGILAAVIYQYVVGTGDED
- a CDS encoding OB-fold nucleic acid binding protein (PFAM: OB-fold nucleic acid binding domain): MEDKKIFKLALCTAILGLVGMMVSANYIMPQTVQIKDMNRGMLDKEVSVEGIVTGITQSQKGGTYFLELMDGTGKIKVVIFESAASEIQKTSINIENFKNRRIKIVGRVTEYQGSLEVILKDASSLKIIDNQ
- a CDS encoding ATP-dependent DNA ligase I (PFAM: ATP dependent DNA ligase domain; DNA ligase N terminus; ATP dependent DNA ligase C terminal region~TIGRFAM: DNA ligase I, ATP-dependent (dnl1)); translated protein: MFYKDLVEVYQDLDSTTKRLEKTDILAKFFAKVGDEDPELLPIVTLLSLGRIFPTWSEEELGIGSKLLMKAISQAVGVSPEDVENRMRDTGDIGEAAEELYQKKSQVTLFSRPLTIVKVHRNLVKMAEISGNRAQFKKIDYLMELLSSASPSEAKYITRTVLEELRVGVGEGTIRDAISQAFDIPKEVAERAHMLTNDMGLVAEVARMEGEEGLRKLTLKPGKPVKPMLAQLSPGINVSVGEMGWAICETKYDGIRVQIHRHGDKIDIFTRRLENISLALPEISDYIKQSLPQEDFIVEGEIIASRDGKPISFQYMLQRVRRKYEIDKMISKIPLTVYLFDVLYYRGPILDEPLQERRKTLESIVKVAEGKLELSAQVKVTPEEIYKAQDLFERSIKGGHEGIMIKDPHAPYMPGIRGKKMLKLKAEPETLDLVVVGGTYGKGKRAHFIGSYLMALQDEDNQLKTLAYAATGLDDNTLMELSQMVEPLIISKDGRQVKIEPSVILEIAFSEIVESPESETGYSLRFPVVKRIRNDLGLDEIDTLDRIESIFRNSQKS